In one window of Nocardia brasiliensis DNA:
- a CDS encoding MupA/Atu3671 family FMN-dependent luciferase-like monooxygenase, producing the protein MTEPQGDADPTTFFLGWARQRLGLEQPDPRTPLTALGLDSIKAAELLTILEDRYGVEVSAEDIYGDMCIADLVAQVVEHGDAGACAGAVATAVATSVPECRVSAAIEFGLFFFASDAQHRSAQRYQLLLDSARFADTHGFSSIWLPERHFHKFGGLYPNPAVLAAALAPITDRVRLRAGSVVLPLHNPVRVAEDWSVVDNLSDGRVDVAFATGWNPDDFVLAPDHYRDRVDVMRSGIQTVRQLWRGESIALLNGVGESRSVRIFPTPIQPDLTTWVTCSGGVQRFEMAGELGANVLTALLFQDVDELADKITAYRKARARHGHDAAGGRVTVMLHTFVGDDDAIVRETVHGPFKNYLADSVDLWRRGAQALDELDDRTRDKVLDFAFERYYRTNGLFGTPETALPMVERLYRAGADEIACLIDFGVAESSVRTGLESLATLAHHARSL; encoded by the coding sequence ATGACCGAGCCGCAGGGCGATGCGGACCCCACGACCTTCTTTCTGGGCTGGGCGAGGCAGCGCCTGGGACTCGAGCAGCCAGACCCGCGGACACCGCTGACGGCGCTCGGTCTCGACTCGATCAAGGCCGCGGAGCTGTTGACGATCCTCGAGGACCGGTACGGCGTCGAGGTCTCCGCCGAAGACATCTACGGCGACATGTGCATCGCGGATCTGGTGGCCCAGGTGGTCGAGCACGGCGACGCGGGCGCGTGCGCCGGTGCCGTCGCCACCGCGGTGGCCACGTCGGTGCCGGAGTGCCGGGTCAGCGCGGCGATCGAGTTCGGTCTGTTCTTCTTCGCCAGTGACGCTCAGCACCGCAGTGCGCAGCGCTATCAACTGCTGCTCGACAGCGCCCGCTTCGCCGATACCCACGGTTTCTCCTCGATCTGGTTGCCGGAACGGCACTTTCACAAGTTCGGCGGCCTGTATCCGAATCCGGCGGTGCTGGCGGCGGCGCTCGCCCCGATCACGGATCGGGTGCGGCTGCGGGCGGGCAGTGTTGTACTGCCGCTGCACAATCCGGTGCGCGTCGCCGAGGACTGGTCGGTGGTCGACAACCTGTCCGACGGCCGAGTCGATGTCGCGTTCGCCACCGGTTGGAACCCCGACGATTTCGTGCTGGCGCCGGATCACTACCGCGACCGGGTGGACGTGATGCGCTCGGGCATCCAGACCGTGCGGCAGCTGTGGCGCGGTGAGTCCATCGCGCTGCTCAACGGTGTGGGTGAATCGCGTTCCGTGCGCATCTTTCCCACCCCGATCCAGCCCGACCTGACCACCTGGGTGACCTGTAGCGGAGGCGTGCAGCGCTTCGAGATGGCGGGCGAGCTCGGCGCGAATGTGCTGACCGCCCTGCTCTTTCAGGACGTCGACGAGCTGGCGGACAAGATCACCGCCTATCGCAAGGCGCGCGCCCGGCACGGCCACGACGCCGCGGGCGGACGGGTCACGGTCATGCTGCACACCTTCGTCGGCGACGACGACGCGATCGTGCGCGAGACCGTGCACGGTCCGTTCAAGAACTACCTCGCCGACTCCGTCGACCTGTGGCGGCGCGGCGCGCAGGCCCTCGACGAGTTGGACGATCGAACGCGAGACAAGGTGCTGGACTTCGCCTTCGAGCGGTACTACCGCACCAACGGGCTGTTCGGCACGCCCGAGACGGCGTTGCCGATGGTGGAGCGCCTGTACCGCGCGGGCGCCGACGAGATCGCCTGCCTCATCGACTTCGGTGTCGCCGAATCGAGCGTGCGCACCGGTCTCGAGTCGCTGGCCACTCTCGCGCACCACGCGCGTTCGCTTTGA
- a CDS encoding fatty acyl-AMP ligase — protein sequence MGSEQMSVGPSTLADILVRRGVEESERVGYTFLGAHGDREVENYGQLLDRVIGMAIRLREISAPGDRVLLLCPPGLDMVHAYFACLLSRRVAVPLYVPTAQRHSDTVAAIARDSGAVAVIAPSSAAAVARELLGWPAEQILDSTAIETGNSRALLDAALPTGEDVAHLQYTSGSTGSPKGVVVRHRNLMHNLECQRHAFGHSEQSSAVHWLPPSHDMGLVLGILSPLYVGYPATLMAPFTFLRNPMIWLREVAATVNTTAGGPNLAFGICTERVSDAAAEELDLSHWDVAFVGAEPVNPIILRKFAEKFARSGFRPESFFPGYGLAEATLYVSGGPIGSGLRTRSFASEELEQGFAVARPDGRELVDLGPVAAATAAVIDPETLRRAEPGRVGEIWLSGESVTAGYWNKAEESARTFAAEITGEGTALYLRTGDLGFLADGHLFVCGRLKEVMIINGRNLFPQDIEWSIESTHPRLRRGGCAALSTEVDGEERLIVVQELDDELAEDTVAALEQSIRSAVSRDHAVALYRVIFVDKGQVLKTTSGKIRRSHLRHLYANKIGASAI from the coding sequence TTGGGTTCTGAACAAATGTCGGTGGGTCCGTCGACCCTGGCGGATATCTTGGTGCGTCGCGGCGTAGAAGAATCGGAGCGAGTCGGCTACACGTTTCTCGGCGCGCACGGAGACCGCGAGGTCGAGAATTACGGGCAGCTGCTGGATCGTGTGATCGGCATGGCGATCCGGTTGCGGGAAATCAGTGCGCCGGGCGATCGCGTCCTGCTGCTGTGCCCGCCGGGGCTGGACATGGTGCACGCGTACTTCGCCTGTCTGCTCAGCCGTCGCGTCGCCGTGCCGCTGTACGTGCCCACCGCCCAGCGCCATTCCGATACCGTGGCCGCGATCGCCCGCGACAGTGGCGCGGTGGCCGTCATCGCGCCGAGCTCGGCCGCCGCGGTGGCCCGTGAGCTGCTCGGCTGGCCCGCCGAGCAGATCCTCGACAGCACCGCGATCGAGACCGGCAACTCCCGTGCACTGCTCGACGCCGCGTTGCCCACCGGCGAGGACGTGGCGCATCTGCAATACACCTCCGGGTCCACCGGCAGCCCGAAGGGCGTCGTGGTGCGCCACCGCAACCTCATGCACAACCTGGAATGCCAGCGGCACGCCTTCGGGCACAGCGAGCAGAGCTCGGCGGTGCACTGGTTGCCCCCGTCGCACGATATGGGTTTGGTGCTGGGAATCCTTTCGCCCCTTTATGTCGGGTACCCGGCAACCCTGATGGCGCCGTTCACGTTTCTGCGTAATCCGATGATCTGGCTGCGCGAGGTGGCCGCGACCGTGAATACCACCGCGGGCGGGCCGAATCTGGCGTTCGGCATCTGCACCGAGCGCGTTTCGGACGCGGCGGCCGAGGAGTTGGATCTGTCGCACTGGGACGTCGCGTTTGTCGGCGCTGAGCCGGTCAATCCGATCATCCTGCGCAAGTTCGCCGAGAAATTCGCGCGGAGCGGATTTCGCCCGGAGAGTTTCTTTCCCGGTTACGGATTGGCCGAGGCGACCCTCTACGTCAGCGGCGGTCCCATCGGTTCGGGTCTGCGCACGCGCTCGTTCGCGAGCGAGGAATTGGAACAGGGTTTCGCCGTGGCGCGACCGGACGGCCGAGAACTCGTCGATCTCGGACCGGTGGCAGCCGCGACGGCGGCCGTGATCGATCCGGAAACGCTGCGGCGTGCCGAGCCCGGCCGGGTCGGTGAAATATGGCTGTCCGGAGAAAGTGTGACCGCGGGCTACTGGAACAAAGCCGAGGAGAGTGCGCGGACTTTCGCCGCGGAAATCACCGGCGAAGGTACCGCACTATATCTGCGCACCGGCGATCTCGGCTTCCTGGCCGACGGTCACCTGTTCGTCTGCGGCCGTCTCAAAGAAGTGATGATCATCAACGGGCGCAATCTATTCCCGCAGGACATCGAGTGGAGTATCGAATCAACGCACCCGCGATTGCGTCGTGGCGGCTGCGCCGCGCTGTCGACCGAGGTGGACGGTGAAGAGCGGCTGATCGTCGTGCAGGAACTCGACGACGAACTGGCCGAGGACACGGTCGCCGCGCTCGAACAATCGATCAGGTCCGCGGTCAGCCGGGACCACGCCGTGGCGCTGTATCGCGTGATCTTCGTCGACAAGGGTCAAGTCCTGAAAACGACCAGCGGCAAGATTCGCCGATCGCATCTTCGTCACCTGTACGCCAACAAGATCGGAGCGAGCGCCATATGA